The nucleotide window CACACTGGTCCATGGCCTTCGCCGTCGTGAACCGTCAGCGGGTCGGATGCAGCTGCGTCCTCCCGCTTACCGACGATGCCTATGCGGCGGTCCGGGCAGGAAGACAGCTCGATTATGAACTCACGGCCGATGACCTGGCGGTCCCTTCGCGGTCATTCCTCCTTGAAGCCGAAGCCGAGCGCTCGGACGCAGACTATCCCCAGATTCGCAAGCGTACAGGCCGGCAGCTCCATACGCTGCTGTTGCAGGTGGCCAGGCTCTCCCTGCCTGAATCGCCGGTGCCCTACCTCGGATGCCCCATCCGCATCCTCAGCTTCGCCGGCACCCCGGTCAACAGGGCACGGCTCCTGAAGCTCGGCTTCCGCCCCACCGGCAACCGGCTGCCGGTCCACAACCTGGAAATCCTCGAACTCGATGACCAGGGAACCTCCTTCACCTCGCTCGCCATCGAAGGCTTGCGACGTAGAATCACCCTCGAAGGTGACGCGCGAATGTAGCCGGGTGCCCATGCGCCGGATGCACTTGCTCACAAAATTCTTAGTATATGGATGGAGATGACAGAGGACGGAGTTGCATAACTCGTACTATAGAAGTTTTCCCCGTTCCTCCGGTTCCCCCAGACTAACGGCGGTGATGGCAAACTCTCTGCCGGTTTGGCTGGGTCAGAGTACCGCAAACTGGTAAAGCTTCTGCCGGTTTTCGGGCTGACCATTTCATCCTGACCCTTGACCAGACGAATTCCACCCGTCGTCGCGGAACTCGTATTATGGAATAATTGGTTAATAAGTTTACATAGACACTCTGGTCAACCGGTGAACTGAGCCCACCAAACTGGAGCCAGACTCCCACGCTCCCTATGCTGCCACAAATTGTTTAACACTATGTTAACCGGGCGAGGGGAGCCTGAAGCTCAGGGTGACCGCCGCTTTGCCCACCCCCTACCGTAATCTGAGGGTGGTTTCTGCCACCCCCCTTCCGGCTGGCTTCGCCGGGTCTTCCGCAGCCGGTCATCTTCCGGCCGGGAGCAGGGCGCTAACCGTCTGTTCCATTAAGGGAATCTCTGAACAGCAGCGCCTGCGCGTCCACTACCGTAAAACGGGGGAGGTTTCGGGAGCGGCGCTACCGTAATCTGAGGGTGGAAACTACCGTAAAACGGGGGAGTGAAGTACCGTAATCTGAGGGTGGGAGTACCGTAAACTGAGGGTGGAACTACCGTAATCCGGGGGAGGTTTGCCGCCATAAAGCCTTTGTGGTTCAGCACCTTGGCCGCCGGAAACTATAAAACTTAGCTAAACTATGAAAACTACAACTAGGTGGCGGCACCCGAATTTCCCTGCTAAGCTGCTGGCCATCCAGTTAGTAGTTGCTTTTTAATTTCAATGAGTCATGGTTGCATGCATGAAGCCGATCCGGACCACAGAGCAGGAAACCTCACCCGTCCTCATGGGACGGGACGAGATGAATCTTGCCGAATTCCCGATCACGCTGCTTTCCGACCGTGCGCCCGAGGGCATGAAAACCCTCGTCTTCAAAGACCAGAACGGCACGCTCACCATCACCGGCAGCGACGCCTACGGCCTGCCCACCGCCGCCGACAGCGACGTTATCGTCGCGCTCATGTATCTCACCAAACGGCAGACCGGCTTCCGCCGCGACGGCGACAACTCCCGGCAAATCAAAGTCTATTTCACCCGCTACGAGCTCTTAAAGCTGCTCCGCTGGCCGGACACCAAGACCTATTACCGCCGGCTCGATGAATCCCTGACCCGCTGGCAGGGCGTGCAGCTGCTCTACGATCGCTGCTGGTACGACCGCCAGCACAACATCCACACCAGCGCCAAGATTCACATTCTCGAATCCGTTATCATCGTCGATAACGACGCCCGCAAGAAAGCGCGGGCGAGGGGGCAGACCGAGCTGCCGCTTTCCTTCTTCGTCTGGAACGGCATCTTCCTCGAGAGCTGCCTTGCAGGCAACCTCCGCGAGCTGAACCTCGATGAATATTTCGCGCTCAACAGCTCGATTTCGAAGCGGCTCTACCGCTTCCTCGGCAAGCGGTTCTACCTCCGGCCCGACTGGACCTTCGACCTGCATGAAATCGCCTTCGACCGGGTGGGCCTGAGCCGGAACTACAAAGACGCCTCCAAACTCCGCGAGAAACTCTCCGGTGCCATCGCGGAGCTGGAAGCCATCGGTTTCCTGAAGCCTCTTTCCCGCGAGCAGCGCTACCAGAAGCAGGCCCGCGGCAAGTGGACCATCCGCTTCGTCCACCAGGGCGGCAAACCGCTCGCCGCTCCCGCCGCCGAGCCCCCCCCTGCACCGCCGCCGGCCGCCGATCCGCTTCCGCCGCTGGCTCAGGAACTCATCGCCTGCGGTGTGACCGAAGCCACCGCACGCGAACTGGCAGGCCAGCATCCGGCGGAGCACATCGAGGCCAAGCTCGACATCCTCCGCTGGCTGACCGAACGCAAAGACAAGCGCGTCGCCAAAAGCCCGGGCGGCTACCTCGTGGAGTCCATCCGGCGGAATTATGCC belongs to Tautonia marina and includes:
- a CDS encoding replication initiator protein A — its product is MNLAEFPITLLSDRAPEGMKTLVFKDQNGTLTITGSDAYGLPTAADSDVIVALMYLTKRQTGFRRDGDNSRQIKVYFTRYELLKLLRWPDTKTYYRRLDESLTRWQGVQLLYDRCWYDRQHNIHTSAKIHILESVIIVDNDARKKARARGQTELPLSFFVWNGIFLESCLAGNLRELNLDEYFALNSSISKRLYRFLGKRFYLRPDWTFDLHEIAFDRVGLSRNYKDASKLREKLSGAIAELEAIGFLKPLSREQRYQKQARGKWTIRFVHQGGKPLAAPAAEPPPAPPPAADPLPPLAQELIACGVTEATARELAGQHPAEHIEAKLDILRWLTERKDKRVAKSPGGYLVESIRRNYATPAGYQPPEERRRIEEKQKLQARKAEEELRRRQETRERELAESDAVTAYLKGLSPEQLEAHDARSREEAPEEDLALERGNHALARLARTNRHRQYALKLLKEQGRLP